In the Candidatus Eremiobacteraceae bacterium genome, one interval contains:
- a CDS encoding kelch repeat-containing protein: MPTGRAQLAAGVINGIVYAIGGFNGGALNTLEAYNPSTDTWTTKAPMPTARYSLAAGVINGILYAVGGGGGGGLLNELEAYDPTTNSWSTRASMPTARIQLAAGVVDGKLYAIGGRVTSAGCFNTVEAYDPVSDSWTTKAHMAIKRCNLSVGVIDGKLYAIGGFNAEHWVEAYDPATNTWTTKSRMPTGRQGLAVGVVGGRLYAIDGYNTGLSKTNEAYNPATDNWSEKTNAPMKRDLLSAVAVDNVIYTIGGSNHGIGPTLNTVEAYNPP, encoded by the coding sequence ATGCCGACGGGGCGCGCTCAGCTCGCGGCGGGCGTCATCAACGGCATCGTCTATGCGATTGGCGGCTTCAACGGCGGCGCTCTGAACACTCTGGAAGCATACAATCCCTCCACCGACACATGGACCACGAAGGCTCCCATGCCGACCGCACGCTATAGCCTTGCAGCCGGCGTAATCAACGGCATACTTTATGCAGTCGGTGGCGGCGGCGGCGGCGGCCTCTTAAACGAGCTCGAAGCTTACGACCCGACTACAAATTCGTGGAGCACCAGGGCTTCGATGCCAACGGCGCGGATTCAGTTGGCGGCTGGAGTGGTGGACGGAAAACTCTACGCCATCGGAGGTAGAGTCACTTCCGCGGGCTGCTTCAACACGGTCGAGGCATACGATCCGGTGTCGGATTCGTGGACCACGAAAGCCCACATGGCGATCAAGCGTTGCAACTTATCGGTTGGAGTCATCGACGGAAAACTCTATGCTATCGGCGGCTTCAACGCAGAGCACTGGGTCGAAGCATATGATCCAGCGACGAATACATGGACTACCAAATCGAGGATGCCGACAGGGCGCCAAGGCTTAGCGGTCGGCGTCGTCGGCGGCCGGCTCTATGCGATCGACGGCTATAATACCGGACTCTCAAAAACAAACGAGGCCTACAATCCTGCGACCGACAATTGGTCGGAAAAAACGAACGCGCCGATGAAACGCGACTTACTTTCGGCGGTCGCCGTCGACAACGTGATCTACACGATCGGCGGGTCCAATCATGGGATTGGTCCGACCTTGAATACGGTCGAGGCGTACAACCCACCATAG